TGGCGGCCTTTGAAGGGATGCTGGGAGATCTCCAGTGGGCCCAGGTGGGCGAGGTGCGCGGGGATGGTCGATTCCGGGTCGTCGGCTTGAAGGGGGAGACGGTCATCGAGACGGAGATCCGGACTCTGAAACGGGCATGGCAGAACCCCATCGCACGGAGCGACTAAGGCCGGCGACTGGCATTCTGTCTGAATTTCTCCTCTATGGGGTTTTGCTATTCCCTCATCAGGACGAGGCTGCTATACCATGCTTCTACGCCTTCGTTGGTCTGGTCCGTATCGGTAAGAACGACGATTCCTGAGAGACCCGGAGGGGCCGACTGGAAGAGCCGCTCGTAGTCTTCAACCAGGTTCCGCCTCTCCCAGACCCATTTGCCGGCCCTGGCCTTACCGCTTTCCAGCACAATAACCTTGTGATTCCGGGAGCCCGGGTAGTCGAGGACCTTGTCCTTGGGGACCCGGTTAGCCCAGATATAGTCGATTTTGAACCCAGCCGGTTCCCCGGCCGTCCTGGTAATGCCGAAGGACTTGAGCAACTCGTCTATCTCCCGGGGAATGGGGCGGGGTTTCTCACCGGCCTTGCCGAAGATTACCCTGATTCTGGCTGCGCTGTCGTTGCGGTCTTTTTGGGTCTCAATCGCCATTCCCACGACACGGTCGATCTTCCACCGCCAAGCCAGGATGGGAAATTCCCTGAGATCCATATCCACCCTCTTCAACAGGGCGGAAGCGCTTCCAAGGCTCTTGACATGAAGGACCGATCTCTTGCCCTCGGTGGTGAGGGAGATCTCGTTTTCCGCCGTCCTCGGATAGGCGAGAACCTCCCATCCCTCGGCTATGGTTTCTGAGTCCTTCGGAGGACGGAAGCCGAGAAGGATCCTCTTTTTCTCCCCGAGAGCCGGGTTCAGGCCGACCAGGCAGAGGAGAAAGGAGACAAAACAGGCAAGGCTCATACGGGAGGCCCATGGAGACA
The nucleotide sequence above comes from Deltaproteobacteria bacterium. Encoded proteins:
- a CDS encoding DUF3047 domain-containing protein, which produces MMKTRARRQEVLSPWASRMSLACFVSFLLCLVGLNPALGEKKRILLGFRPPKDSETIAEGWEVLAYPRTAENEISLTTEGKRSVLHVKSLGSASALLKRVDMDLREFPILAWRWKIDRVVGMAIETQKDRNDSAARIRVIFGKAGEKPRPIPREIDELLKSFGITRTAGEPAGFKIDYIWANRVPKDKVLDYPGSRNHKVIVLESGKARAGKWVWERRNLVEDYERLFQSAPPGLSGIVVLTDTDQTNEGVEAWYSSLVLMRE